Genomic window (Solanum stenotomum voucher PI 320364 plastid, complete genome):
AGAAATCGAATATTTTTGGGATTCGTTATTTTATTTTTTATTTTTATATTAAGTTCAACAAATTTTCTTTCTTCATTTCTACAGAACAGCCGATTATAAAATTCTATAGGTATAGATTTGATGAATCAAAAAGAATGTGAAATAAAGATACCAGTCAATAGAGAACCTTTTCTTTTTTACGATTATGAATGTTTTATGAAATAGAAAAACTTGAAAAAAAAAAACAAATATTGGCCTTCTGTTTTTATTTCCAGTATTCTGCAACTTTCACATAGCTTTTGCCTATCTCGATAATGTTTTATTTGAGGAGGACACTATTAGCTCGAAAATAAATAGTAGTAAAAAGAATTCGTTTTGAACAATAGATGTCTTTCACATCCAGCTATAACAATCAGTAATTTTTTAATTTCTAAATGGCAGTTCCAAAAAAACGCACTTCGACATCAAAAAAGCGTATTCGTAAAAATATTTGGAAAAGGAAGGGGTATTGGGTAGCATTAAAGGCTTTTTCATTAGCGAAATCTCTTTCTACCGGGAATTCAAAAAGTTTTTTTGTACGCCAAACAAAAATAAATAAGTAATAAAACGTTAGAATAATTTGAATCAACTTTAAAAAATAATTCAATTATTCTTCAATTATTCAATTAGATAATAATTGAATAATTGAACGATTTACCTTTCCTATTTGATATTGATTAGCTCACCAATCCATATGTAACGGAACTCTATTCGCTTTTCTGATTGATATATAAAATAATAGAATTAGGAAAT
Coding sequences:
- the rpl32 gene encoding ribosomal protein L32, which encodes MAVPKKRTSTSKKRIRKNIWKRKGYWVALKAFSLAKSLSTGNSKSFFVRQTKINK